The following nucleotide sequence is from Mycobacterium sp. 3519A.
GCGGTCGACGGTGGCGGTGATCCGCTCGGCCAGCAGCGTCAGACCCGCACCGTCCTGCATGACCACCTTGCGGCCCAACAGATCCAAGCCGTGAATGCCGTGCGTGCCTTCGTGGATCGCGTTGAGCCGATTGTCGCGGTAGCACTGCTCGACGTCGAACTCCTTGGTATAGCCGTAGCCGCCGTGCACCTGGATGGCCAGGCTGTTGGCTTCCAGGCACCACTGCGACGGCCAACTCTTCGCGATCGGCGTCAGCACCTCGAGCAGTAACCGGGCGCGGTCGCGATCGGCCCCGACGCTGGTGCGCCCCTCATCCACCAGCATCGCGCAATACAGGCCGAGCGCGAACGCGCCCTCGACATAAGACTTCTGCGCCAACAACATTCGCTTGACGTCGGCGTGCTCGATCAACGCCACCGGCGCCCGCGCCGGATCCTTGTCACCGACCGGACGGCCCTGGACGCGCTCCTTGGCGTACTCGACCGAGGCCAGGTAGCCCGCGTAGCCGGTGGCCATCGCCTGCAGTCCCACCGCCATTCGCGCCTCGTTCATCATGTGGAACATGTAGGCCAGGCCCTTGTGCACCTCGCCGACCAGATAGCCGACCGCGCCTGCCTCTTCGGCGGGTTGGTGCGTGCCGTCGCCGAAGTTCAGCAGCGCGTTGGTGGTGGCGTGGTTGCCCATCTTGTGGTTCAGGCTGACCAGCGCGACGTCGTTGCGGGTGCCGTCGGGCAGGAACTTCGGGACGACGAACAGCGAGATGCCCTTGACACCCGGTCCGCCGCCCGGCGCCTTCGCCAGCACGAGGTGCACGATGTTCTCGGTCAGTTCGTGATCACCGCCGGTGATCCACATCTTGGTTCCGGTGATCCGGTAGGTGCCGTCGGCGGCGGGAACGGCCTTGGTGGTGATGTCGGCCAGCGACGAACCCGCGTCGGGTTCCGACAGGCACATGGTGCCGAAGTAGCGGCCCTCGAGCATCGGGCGGACCCAGGTGTCGATCTGCTCCTCGGTGCCGTACTCCACCAACAGGTTGGCGTTTCCGACGGTCAGGAAGGCGTACGACGTCGTGCTCGGGTTCGCGGCACGGAAGAACGCCATGGACGCCTGCGCGACCACCATCGGAAGCTGCATGCCGCCGACCGCCTCGTCGAAGGAGCCCGCGATCAGGCCGGCTTCGCCGAAAGTGTCGAGTGCGTCCTTGATCTCGTCGATCAACACGACCTTGCCGTCGGGCCCGACCGTCGGCTGGCTCTGGTCGCCCTTCTTGTTGTGTGGCGCAAAGCATTTCGTCGCGATGTCGGCCGAAAGATCGAGTACGGCGTCGAAGGTGTCGCGGGAGTGTTCGGCGAAGTGGTCGCGCTTGGTCAGTTCGACGACGTCGAGCCACTCGTAGAGCAGGAAGTCGACGTCACGTCGCGAGAGGAACTCCGCCATGTCGGGGACAGCCTTTCGTCACATTAGCGATCGCTCATTTTATGAGCGCTCGCTAATAATGCGCCGACCGTGGTCGGAAGTCAAATACGTGTAGGATCCCGACCGTCATGACCATCGATCGAGCTGCGGATTCAGCTGCGGCGGAACGTATGCGGCGCGCCGCGATAGAAGCCTTCGCGGAATCCGGCTACGGCGGCAGCTCGACCAGGCAGATCGCCAAGCGGCTCAACATGAGCGCGACGGCGATGTATCCGCACTACCGCTCCAAAGAAGAGCTGCTCTACGCCATTGCGCTGGAGGGCCACAGCAGCCTGTTGGCCGCGCTGAAACGGGCCGACGATCCCGCCGCCGCCTTCACCGAACGACTGCGGGCGGTGGTGGCGGCGTTCGCGTCGTGGCACGCCGAAAACCACAAGCAGGCACGCGTCGTGCAGTACGAACTGCACGGCCTGACCCCGCCGCACTACCGGACCATCGCGCCGCTGCGCCACCAGGCCACCGACGTCATCACCGAAATCGTGGCGGGCGGTGTGGCCGCGGGCGAATTCGACGTCGACAACGTCGACGAGGTGGTGATGGCGATCTCCTCGCTGTGCGTGGACGTGTGCCGGTGGTTCCCGTCGCGCCAGCACCGCGACGCGCAGAAGCTGGGTCAGGTGTACGCGGGAGTGGCGCAGCGGATGGTTCGGTGACCGGATCCTGGCGCGGGCTGGCACGCTAGGCCCATGGCATTCGGCGATTACCAGTTCGAGATCTACCTGCAGGGCCTGTCGGGCATCGTGCCGTCGTTTCCGATGTCGTTCGCGGAGTGGGAGGCCAAGGCGCAAGCGGCGATGCCGCCGTCGATCTGGTCGTACGTGGCGGGCGGCGCCGGGGACGAGCGCACCCAGCGGGTGAATCGGACGGCGTTCGACAACTGGGGTCTGATGCCGCGGATGTTCAATGCGCAGCGCGAGCGCGACCTGTCGGTGGAGGTGTTCGGCCTGACCCTGCCGTCACCGGTGTTCATGGCGCCGATCGGGGTGACCGGCATCTGCTCACAGGACGGCCACGGCGATCTCGCGACCGCGCGGGCCGCCGCGCGCACCGGTGTGCCGATGGTCGTCTCGACGTTGACCGAGGATCCGCTCGAAGACGTTGCGGCCGAATTCGGCGACACCCCAGGCTTTTTCCAGCTGTACACGCCGACCGACCACGACCTGGCGGCCAGCTTCGTGCAGCGCGCCGAGGCGGCCGGCTACAAGGGCATCATCGTCACGCTGGACACCTGGGTGCCGGGTTGGCGGCCGCGAGACCTGTCGACGTCGAACTTCCCGCAACTGCGCGGCCGCTGCCTGGCGAACTACACCAGCGACCCGGTGTTCCTGGCCGGCCTGCCGCAGACACCGCAGGAGAATCCGCAAGCCGCGGTGCTGCGCTGGGTGTCGCTGTTCGGCAATCCACTGACGTGGGACGACCTGCCGTGGCTGCGGTCGCTGACCGAACTGCCGCTGATCGTCAAGGGCATCTGTCACCCCGACGACGCCCGCCGTGCCCGCGACGCGGGCGTCGACGGCATCTACTGCTCCAACCACGGCGGGCGTCAGGCCAACGGCGGGATACCCGCCATCGACTGCCTGCCCGGCGTGGTGGCCGCCGCCGACGGACTGCCCGTGCTGTTCGATTCCGGCATCCGCAGCGGCGCCGACATCGTCAAGGCATTGGCGCTTGGCGCGACGGCCGTCGGCGTCGGCAGGCCGTACGCCTATGGGTTGGCCATCGGCGGCGAGGACGGCGTGGTGCACGTGCTGCGCTCGCTGTTGGCCGAGACCGACCTGATCATGGCCGTCGACGGCTATCCCACGCGCAAGGATCTGACACCGGAGGCGCTGCGGCGCGTCACCTGAGGCTGCGCGCCCAGGTCTGCGAGGGTGGGGGAGTGGACGCAGTGCTCGAGGAGTTCGACGAGTACCTCGCGCTGCAGCGTGGCCGCTCGGAGCACACGCGTCGGGCATATCTGGGCGACCTGCGGTCGTTGTTCGACTTCCTCGCCGAGCAGGTGCCCGGCGGCGGTTTGGACAGGTTGAGCCTGCCGCTGCTGCGGTCCTGGCTCGCCACGCAGGCGTCGGCGGGCGCGGCGCGCACCACGCTGGCGCGGCGCACGTCGGCGGTGAAGACCTTCACGGCGTGGGCGATGCGACGCGGCCTGTTGGCCACCGATCCCGCCACCCGGTTGCAGATGCCGAAGGCGCGACGGACCCTGCCGTCGGTGTTACGCCAGGATCAGGCTCTCGACGCCATGACGGCCGCGAAATCCGGTGCGCAGCAAGGCGATCCGCTCGCCCTGCGGGACCAGCTGATCGTTGAGTTGTTGTACGCCACAGGTATTCGCGTCAGCGAACTCTGCGGGCTCGACTTCGACGACGTCGATGAGTCCCGGCGGCTGCTGCGCGTCCTCGGTAAGGGCAACAAGCAGCGGACGGTCCCGTTCGGTGAACCGGCGCAGGCGGCGCTGACCGCCTGGCTGCGGGACGGACGACCGGCGCTGGCCACCGCGGATTCGGGGCCTGCGCTGCTGCTCGGCGCGCGCGGCCGTCGGCTCGATCCGCGGCAGGCCCGCACCGTCGTGCATCAGACCGTCGCCGCGGTCGACGGCGCGCCCGATATCGGCCCACACGGGTTGCGGCACAGCGCCGCAACCCATCTGCTCGAAGGCGGCGCCGACTTGCGGGTGGTGCAGGAACTGCTCGGCCACTCGACGCTGGCCACCACGCAGTTGTACACACACGTCACCGTCGCCCGGTTACGGGCCGTCCACGACCAGGCCCACCCCCGCGCCTAGGGCGCGGCCGAACGTGAACTTGTGTGCGAGATTTCCGCGGATTTTCGAGCACAAGCTCACGTTCAGCGAAGGAGGGCGATGACTTTGGCGATGTCCGGCATCGCTGACTCGCGGCCGACCCACTCGTCGAACACCGTCCAATAGCTCACCCCGAACTGCTGCCGGCGCGCGACGAGCGCCTCGGCCATCTGCTCGTGGGTGCCGAGCAGGACGAACGGCGAGTCGAGCACGAACTCCGGCGAGACGCCGCCGAACAACGCGGCCAGTTCTGCCGCCGAGGCCTCGCGGTCGTCGGTGTGCACCACGAACTGAATCAGCGCGTTCAGTTCGACGGCGTCGAACCTGTCGCCCGCGGCGTCGCGGACCACCGCGACGCGGTCCTTCAACCCGGCCGCGTCGAAGTGGGTGAGGTTGACTTTCGTCGCGTCCCGGTTGTGGCTGAAGCCCGCGAGCCCGGCGATGTCGGCGACCCGTCCCGCCAACTGCAGCACCCGGGTTCCGTTGCCGCCGATCAGCAGTGGCACCTGCACGTCCGGTGCGGCGACCAGTGCACCGGCCGCGGCGCGCACACAGTAATGCGCGCCGTCGACGTCGACAGCCTCACCAGCCAGCAACGGCCGAATCACGTCGACCGCCTCGATGAGCCGGTCGACGCGTGTGCCGGCGGGGTCGAATCGCAGTCCGGCGGCGTCGTATTCGGACTTCATGTGGCCTGCGCCGAGGCCCAATTCGAAACGCCCACCGGAAACGGCGGCGACGGTCGCGGCTTCGCGCGCGGTCTCGACAGGATGGCGCAGGTCGTTGTTGAGCACGAGCGTGCCCGTGTGCAGACGGTCGGTGGCCGCCGCAGCGGCCGTCGCACCCGCAAACGGCGAGATCGATGCCACGAGGTGATCGGGGATGGTCAGCACGTCGAATCCGGCGTCCTGCACCGACTTTGCGAACGCGCCGAATTCCGTGCCGCGGGGCAGCGCGGTGTGCAGACCGAAGCGAAGCGGGCGGGAGCGGTGAGCGTCGGAGGTCATGTGTCCGACGGTAGGCCCGTCAGCCGTGCAGAGGCTTGAGCCGGACCGGCGTGCTGATCACCAGGCCCAGCGGGTCGACGTAGTCCGCCCGCGACGCCGCGCCCCACATCGCGCCCCAGTGCAGACACGCGGGCGCGCATCCGGCATGGCCGGTATCGAGCCTGCCGATCACCGTGCCCGCCTCGACCCGTTGGCCCGGCCGCACCGACGGCCGCACCGGCTCGTAGGTGGTTCGCAGGCCGCCGGGATGCCCGATCGACACCAGCGGCCTGCCTGCCAGCTCACCGGCGAACACGACCGTGCCCGCCGCGGCCGCATAGACGGGCTGGCCCGGCGTCGCCGCCAGGTCGACGCCGCGATGGCCGGGGTTCCAGTTCGGTGAGGGCGCGTCAAACGCCCGCAGCACCGCCGGTCGGGGCCGCAGCGGCCACTGCAGCCTGCCGCCCTCGGCCGAGGCCGAAACCGGGGCGGACACGAGCAACGTGACGACCATCGGGACGATCCATCGCATTCGACCAGCTCAGCCGGTCGCAGGCGACGTCCGCCAGGGCGTAGTCGCGATCTGTGGACCGCAGGCCCGCTGTGGAAAAAGCACCCCTGTCCAGCGTGTAAACTGCTAACCGCAGCTCGCAGAGCGGGCTGACTTCGCGTGTCTACACATGACCCGGTTCCACAAGGTCATATCCGGATGCCGTCGGTCCCTCTCCGGAGGGTTCGGCATCTGAGCAGGCACCAGGGCTCGGCGTCACCCGGCGCCGCGCGGCAACCGACAACAAAAGGAAATGGCAACTCATGGCTGTTGTGACCATGAAACAGCTGCTCGACAGCGGCACCCACTTCGGGCACCAGACCCGTCGCTGGAATCCCAAGATGAAGCGGTTCATCTTCACCGACCGCAACGGCATCTACATCATCGATCTGCAGCAGACGCTGACCTACATCGACAAGGCGTACGAGTTCGTCAAGGAAACCGTCGCCCACGGCGGCAGCATCATGTTCGTCGGCACCAAGAAGCAGGCGCAGGAGTCCATCGCCGAGGAGGCGACCCGCGTCGGCATGCCATACGTGAACCAGCGCTGGCTCGGCGGCATGCTCACCAACTTCTCCACCGTGCACAAGCGGCTGCAGCGCCTCAAGGAACTCGAGGCGATGGAGCAGACCGGTGGCTTCGAGGGTCGCACCAAGAAGGAAATCCTGATGCTGACCCGCGAGAAGAACAAGCTGGAGCGGTCGCTCGGCGGTATCCGCGACATGCAGAAGGTGCCGTCGGCCATCTGGGTCGTCGACACCAACAAGGAGCACATCGCCGTCGGTGAAGCGCGCAAGCTGGGCATCCCGGTCATCGCGATCCTCGACACCAACTGCGACCCCGATCAGGTCGACTACCCGATTCCGGGTAACGACGACGCGATCCGGTCGGCCGCGCTGCTGACCAAGGTCGTCGCCTCCGCGGTCGCCGAGGGCCTGCAGGCCCGCGCCAACGTGGGCCGCGACGGCGACAAGGCCGAGGCCGAAGCGGCCGAGCCGCTCGCCGAGTGGGAGCAGGAGCTGCTGGCCGGTGCCACGGCGTCGACGGAGACGGCTGGTGGCGAAACCCAAACCGAACCCACCGAGTCTTCCTAGAAAGGCTGAACATTGGCGAACTACACCGCTGCCGACGTCAAGCGGCTTCGGGAGCTGACCGGCGCCGGCATGCTCGACTCCAAGAACGCTCTGGTCGAGGCCGACGGCGACTTCGACAAGGCCGTCGAACTGCTGCGCATCAAGGGGGCCAAGGACGTCGGTAAGCGCGCCGAGCGCGCGACCGCCGAGGGCCTGGTGGCCGCCAAGGACGGTGCGCTGATCGAACTGAACTCCGAGACCGACTTCGTCGCGAAGAACGCCGAATTCCAGGCGGTCGCGGATCAGATCGTCGCGGCGGCCGCCGCCGCCAAAGCCACCGACCTCGAAGCGCTCAAGGCCGCCAAAGTCGGTGACACGACCGTCGAGCAGGTCATCGCGGATCTGTCCGCGAAGATCGGCGAGAAGCTGGAACTGCGCCGGGTGGCCTACTTCGACGGCACCGTCGAGACCTACCTGCACAAGCGGGCCTCGGACCTGCCGCCCGCGGTCGGTGTGCTCGTCGAGTACCAGGGCCCCGACAAGGAGGCCGCGCACTCGGTCGCCCTGCAGATCTCAGCGCTGAAGGCCAAGTACCTGACGCGTGAGGATGTGCCGGAGGACATCGTCGCCAACGAGCGCCGCATCGCCGAGGAGACGGCCCGTAACGAGGGCAAGCCCGAGCAGGCGCTGCCCAAGATCGTCGAGGGCCGCGTGACCGGCTTCTACAAGGACGTCGTGCTGCTCGATCAGCCGTCGGTGTTCGACAACAAGAAGACGGTCAAGGCGCTGCTCGACGAGGCGGGCGTGACCGTCACCCGGTTCGTCCGGTTCGAGGTCGGTCAGGCGTAGCCAGGCGAACCACGCGCGAAGGCCCTCGGGAAACCGGGGGCCGTTTGCGTTGGCAACCGCAGAAGCGGTACGACTTGGTACCGTCGGTGCATGAATCGCATCCATGCCTTCGGCGGCCAATTCTCCTCGGATGCCCTTGGCGACCACGACGCCGTCGGACTTGTCGAGAAACTGCGGGCGGGCGAGGTGTCGCCACGGGAGTTGGTCGAGGCCGCGATCGCCCGCACCGAGGCCGTCAACCCGACCTTGAACGGGCTGGCGTTCGAGGCGTACGACCGGGCACGGGCCAGGGCCGACGTGCGGCGACCGCACGGCGGCTACTTCGACGGCGTGCCGTCGTTCATCAAGGACAACGTGGCCGTCGAGGGCATGCCGACGATGCAGGGCTCCGACGCGTGGGAGCCTCGCCCGCTGCCTGCCAACGGTGCATGGGCCAAGCTGTTCCTCGGCACCGGCCTTGTCCCGCTGGGTAAGACGCAGATGTCGGAGTTCGGGTTCAGTGCGGCGGCCGAGCATCCGCGCATCGGTCCGGTGCGCAATCCGTGGAATCCGGAGCGCACCGCCGGTGCCTCGTCGTCGGGATCCGCAGCGTTCGTCGCGGCGGGCGTGGTGCCGATGGCGCACGCGAACGACGGGGGCGGCTCCATTCGAATCCCGGCGTCCTGCAACGGATTAGTCGGCCTGAAACCGACACGCGGGCGGCTGCCGCTGGACAAGGAGACCGCCCAAATGCCGCTGCACCTCGTTGCGAACGGCGTGGTGACCCGCTCGGTGCGCGACACCGCCGCGTTCCTGCGCGAGGCCGAACGCATCTATCGCCACCCCAAGTTGCCCGCGATCGGTAATGTCACCGGACCTGGCTCGCAGCGGCTGCGCATTGCGTTCTGCACGAAATCGATTGTCCGCGACGTCAGTCCGGAGATGCGCGAACTCACGTTGAAGACGGCGTCGCTGCTGGAGGAACTCGGGCACACGCTCACCGAGATCGACAACCCGGTACCCCGCCGCTTCAAGGACGAATTCCTCACGTACTGGGCGTTTTTGGCGTTCTCCATTGTCCGAGGCGGACGGCGGATGTTCGGCCCCAGCTTCGACCGCAGCAAGCTGGACAACCTGACGCTCGGCCTGGACCGGCTGGCGGCCAGGAATCTGCACAAGGTTCCGCTGGCGATCGCGCGGTTGTCGCGCTCGCGCCGGCTCACCCAGCGGCTGTCCGGCGAGTTCGACATGGTGCTGATGCCGACGCTGGCCGAGGACACCCCGCCCGTCGGCTACCTCGACCCCACCGCCGACTACGACCAGATCATGGACCGGCTGCTGGAATGGGTGGCCTTCACCCCGTTGCAGAACGCCACCGGCGATCCCGCGATCTCGCTGCCGCTCGGCGAATCCGCGTCAGGGATGCCCGTCGGCATGATGCTGTCGACGGTGTGGGGCGGGGAATCCCGGCTGCTGGAACTGGCATATGAGCTCGAGGAGGCGCGGCCCTGGGCCAAAATCCAGTCATGACCCGCGACTACGTCCTCGACCAGGGTTTCACCCAGGAGCGCGCCAGGCTGGCCGGCATGGAAGCGCTGTGGGATCCCGGCAGTCAGGCACTGCTCGACGAACTCGGCATCGGCGCGGGCACCGAGTGCCTCGAGGTCGGTGCGGGCGGCGGGTCGATGGTCGAGTGGATGGCTGCTCGCGGCGCCCACGTGACGGCGATCGACATCGACACCCGGTATATCGACCACCTGGCGTCGGATTCGATCACCGTGCGCCGCATCGATCTTCGCTCCGATGAGCTGCCGCAGTCCGAATACGATCTGATCCACGCCCGGCTGGTCCTC
It contains:
- a CDS encoding M23 family metallopeptidase, producing MRWIVPMVVTLLVSAPVSASAEGGRLQWPLRPRPAVLRAFDAPSPNWNPGHRGVDLAATPGQPVYAAAAGTVVFAGELAGRPLVSIGHPGGLRTTYEPVRPSVRPGQRVEAGTVIGRLDTGHAGCAPACLHWGAMWGAASRADYVDPLGLVISTPVRLKPLHG
- a CDS encoding TetR/AcrR family transcriptional regulator, with translation MTIDRAADSAAAERMRRAAIEAFAESGYGGSSTRQIAKRLNMSATAMYPHYRSKEELLYAIALEGHSSLLAALKRADDPAAAFTERLRAVVAAFASWHAENHKQARVVQYELHGLTPPHYRTIAPLRHQATDVITEIVAGGVAAGEFDVDNVDEVVMAISSLCVDVCRWFPSRQHRDAQKLGQVYAGVAQRMVR
- a CDS encoding amidase, whose product is MNRIHAFGGQFSSDALGDHDAVGLVEKLRAGEVSPRELVEAAIARTEAVNPTLNGLAFEAYDRARARADVRRPHGGYFDGVPSFIKDNVAVEGMPTMQGSDAWEPRPLPANGAWAKLFLGTGLVPLGKTQMSEFGFSAAAEHPRIGPVRNPWNPERTAGASSSGSAAFVAAGVVPMAHANDGGGSIRIPASCNGLVGLKPTRGRLPLDKETAQMPLHLVANGVVTRSVRDTAAFLREAERIYRHPKLPAIGNVTGPGSQRLRIAFCTKSIVRDVSPEMRELTLKTASLLEELGHTLTEIDNPVPRRFKDEFLTYWAFLAFSIVRGGRRMFGPSFDRSKLDNLTLGLDRLAARNLHKVPLAIARLSRSRRLTQRLSGEFDMVLMPTLAEDTPPVGYLDPTADYDQIMDRLLEWVAFTPLQNATGDPAISLPLGESASGMPVGMMLSTVWGGESRLLELAYELEEARPWAKIQS
- the tsf gene encoding translation elongation factor Ts; protein product: MANYTAADVKRLRELTGAGMLDSKNALVEADGDFDKAVELLRIKGAKDVGKRAERATAEGLVAAKDGALIELNSETDFVAKNAEFQAVADQIVAAAAAAKATDLEALKAAKVGDTTVEQVIADLSAKIGEKLELRRVAYFDGTVETYLHKRASDLPPAVGVLVEYQGPDKEAAHSVALQISALKAKYLTREDVPEDIVANERRIAEETARNEGKPEQALPKIVEGRVTGFYKDVVLLDQPSVFDNKKTVKALLDEAGVTVTRFVRFEVGQA
- a CDS encoding TIGR03621 family F420-dependent LLM class oxidoreductase, whose amino-acid sequence is MTSDAHRSRPLRFGLHTALPRGTEFGAFAKSVQDAGFDVLTIPDHLVASISPFAGATAAAAATDRLHTGTLVLNNDLRHPVETAREAATVAAVSGGRFELGLGAGHMKSEYDAAGLRFDPAGTRVDRLIEAVDVIRPLLAGEAVDVDGAHYCVRAAAGALVAAPDVQVPLLIGGNGTRVLQLAGRVADIAGLAGFSHNRDATKVNLTHFDAAGLKDRVAVVRDAAGDRFDAVELNALIQFVVHTDDREASAAELAALFGGVSPEFVLDSPFVLLGTHEQMAEALVARRQQFGVSYWTVFDEWVGRESAMPDIAKVIALLR
- the rpsB gene encoding 30S ribosomal protein S2, translating into MAVVTMKQLLDSGTHFGHQTRRWNPKMKRFIFTDRNGIYIIDLQQTLTYIDKAYEFVKETVAHGGSIMFVGTKKQAQESIAEEATRVGMPYVNQRWLGGMLTNFSTVHKRLQRLKELEAMEQTGGFEGRTKKEILMLTREKNKLERSLGGIRDMQKVPSAIWVVDTNKEHIAVGEARKLGIPVIAILDTNCDPDQVDYPIPGNDDAIRSAALLTKVVASAVAEGLQARANVGRDGDKAEAEAAEPLAEWEQELLAGATASTETAGGETQTEPTESS
- a CDS encoding acyl-CoA dehydrogenase → MAEFLSRRDVDFLLYEWLDVVELTKRDHFAEHSRDTFDAVLDLSADIATKCFAPHNKKGDQSQPTVGPDGKVVLIDEIKDALDTFGEAGLIAGSFDEAVGGMQLPMVVAQASMAFFRAANPSTTSYAFLTVGNANLLVEYGTEEQIDTWVRPMLEGRYFGTMCLSEPDAGSSLADITTKAVPAADGTYRITGTKMWITGGDHELTENIVHLVLAKAPGGGPGVKGISLFVVPKFLPDGTRNDVALVSLNHKMGNHATTNALLNFGDGTHQPAEEAGAVGYLVGEVHKGLAYMFHMMNEARMAVGLQAMATGYAGYLASVEYAKERVQGRPVGDKDPARAPVALIEHADVKRMLLAQKSYVEGAFALGLYCAMLVDEGRTSVGADRDRARLLLEVLTPIAKSWPSQWCLEANSLAIQVHGGYGYTKEFDVEQCYRDNRLNAIHEGTHGIHGLDLLGRKVVMQDGAGLTLLAERITATVDRALQSDSTAGYAEQLRRAVQRLVDVTATLWAAGDVAVTLANSTAYLEAAGHVVVAWMWLEQLIAASDHHGDFYDGKRAAAQYFYAYELPKTGPQFDLLASLDRTTVDAKAGWF
- a CDS encoding alpha-hydroxy-acid oxidizing protein, giving the protein MAFGDYQFEIYLQGLSGIVPSFPMSFAEWEAKAQAAMPPSIWSYVAGGAGDERTQRVNRTAFDNWGLMPRMFNAQRERDLSVEVFGLTLPSPVFMAPIGVTGICSQDGHGDLATARAAARTGVPMVVSTLTEDPLEDVAAEFGDTPGFFQLYTPTDHDLAASFVQRAEAAGYKGIIVTLDTWVPGWRPRDLSTSNFPQLRGRCLANYTSDPVFLAGLPQTPQENPQAAVLRWVSLFGNPLTWDDLPWLRSLTELPLIVKGICHPDDARRARDAGVDGIYCSNHGGRQANGGIPAIDCLPGVVAAADGLPVLFDSGIRSGADIVKALALGATAVGVGRPYAYGLAIGGEDGVVHVLRSLLAETDLIMAVDGYPTRKDLTPEALRRVT
- a CDS encoding tyrosine recombinase XerC, with product MDAVLEEFDEYLALQRGRSEHTRRAYLGDLRSLFDFLAEQVPGGGLDRLSLPLLRSWLATQASAGAARTTLARRTSAVKTFTAWAMRRGLLATDPATRLQMPKARRTLPSVLRQDQALDAMTAAKSGAQQGDPLALRDQLIVELLYATGIRVSELCGLDFDDVDESRRLLRVLGKGNKQRTVPFGEPAQAALTAWLRDGRPALATADSGPALLLGARGRRLDPRQARTVVHQTVAAVDGAPDIGPHGLRHSAATHLLEGGADLRVVQELLGHSTLATTQLYTHVTVARLRAVHDQAHPRA